The region CatccccctgccctctgctgagTGATAAATTCCTGCCATgttcttggcctcagtttccccacctgcacAAGGAAGGGGCTGAATAAAACGACCCCTGGCCCGTTACTCAGACCCCGGACCGTGGTTTCCTGAATCCCCTCTCGTCTGCTGGGCACAGGCATGGTCAGGGTTCAGGGACTTGCACTCCCGGCGGAGAAGCGTCAGCTGGGGCCCCAGCGAGGCCTCAGGGCTCCGGCCTCATGCTCTCTCCCGCGGGCCCGGACCTCTGACGGGCCGGCTCCTCCTTCCACACCGGCCCCAGCCTGGTCTCCTGCCTCACCCCTTCCTTCCTACATCATTTCATCCCTGGACTCTGCCGGCACGACCGGTCCCCGGGCTTGAAGAGACGGGCAGGCTCATCAGATACAAATACGCCCCCCATGCACCACAATCCACCCGGCGCCCATCGAAACCCACGGTTCCCCCGCAAGGTCAGCCGCCAGGGACCACGCGGCCCTCCCGGGAGCCACCCTGCAGGCCGGTGCCGTGAGGTCACCGAGGGGTCGGGCACTGGCGGCTCGCGGGACCCCCGCCCCAGGAAGCAGAGAGGCCGGGGTCTAAGGCGGGGCCTCCTCCGGGCCGGCGTCGCGCATGTGACAGCGGTTGGTGCTCGTGTGACCTCCGTGACCAGATGCTTCCCTGCCCACGTCCGGCCTCGGCCGCCTGCTTCCTCTCAGGGCGGAGGCCCCCAGCGAAGGCTGTAATTTCCCAACTCTAATGCGTGACGAGGCCTCGCTTACAGGATGTGACGAAATTGCCTCTGGAGGCCGGCACTGGGGAGTCACAGCCACGGCTTCCCCCGCAGGGACCGCCAGGTGGGACAACCGGAGAGAGGGCACGGGAGTCCCCCGTGTGGAGTGGGGGGAGCAGCCGGCCTGTGGCAGTCCCGGCCCCATGGCCGGGCCACGACAGGACCCTCTGGTCGTGTGCTCCATGGAGCTGCCGTCTCTGGCCTCGGGCACATCTGCTCCCTGCTCTGACCACTGGCCTCAGGCCTCCTCTTCCTCCGACGAGGACCTGCCGTGGGTGGCCTCACCGGTGGGGCACGTGGCCTCACTGACGGTGGGGGTGGAGTCAGCGCTGAGTGCGGGGCGGTCGAGGGGCCCTGGCCTGGAACAGAAGAGACGCGGCCGCGCCCCCAGGGGGAAGGAAGGCCCACCTCTCACGTGACCATCTGACGCCCGCCTGGGTGAGGGAGCAGTGAGACCGTGAGGGGGGCTCCTGCCTGGGAGGCGGCCCCTCCGAGGGACAGGCCCAGGTCAGAGCATCGCCTGGGCCCGCAAACTCTCCTTCCGGAAAGACGCGAAGGTGTCCCAGCACTCCCCTCCCACAGGGCCTCTAAGGGTGCGGCTGGCATCTGCGTGCCCAGAGGGTGCTGGCGGGGAGGGCCGCAGCAGACCCTGCGGCTGGCGGGGAGGGCCGCAGCAGTCTGCACAGGACACAGAGGCGCACAGCTGCCCCCGTCCCTCGGCCTGCAGAGGTATTTGGGGCTGGCCATTCGAGAAGCCAGCTTTCTCTCATTCTCAGGACGACACAGAGGGGCCCCAGCCCTGGACTCCACGGCTGACCACCGGCCCCCACTTGTGTCCGGGGCGTGGGGAGCCCTGATTTCTGGACCCTCCTCGAGGGTGGCAGTCAGGGGGTCTAAGCGGCCAGCATCGGCCCTCGGTGAGCGGGCTACGGCCAAGGGAGCCGGCGGTCACGAGAGGCGTCACGAGAGCCCCCGCGGGGCCTGCTTGCCGGGCTTCCCCACAAGCCCCTCGACCACCTGACCTCACTCTTGGGTGGGGACAGGGCTGTGATCAGGGCAGGCTCCGGTCCCAGGTCCTAGCGTGGCTCATAAGCGGCAACTACGAAGTCACGGGGAGCTGGGGCTGCAGGAGAGGGAGAGCCTGAGCAGGACGGCTGGAGGCGGGATGAGCCGGGCCAGAAAGTCCCCCCCGACGGCGCCCCTCCCAGCTGCAAACCTCCCTTTCCTCCGGGCAACCCGCCCTGCACGAGCCTGCAGTGACCTCTGAGGGACGCCGCCTCTGAGACCCGAGGTCGGATCACATAAAGTCAGGTCCGCGGAAAACCCCAGGCTGCGGAAGGGGCCCCCTCACTCCCCGGCCGACTTACCAGAGCTTTGAGTCCACGGGCCGTCACCGGCGTGCCTGCTCTGCGCCGACTGGCTGCAGACTCGAATACCTGCAAGGTCTCGGGCGGTCTTCACGGGTGCGACACCGGCCCCTCCGGATGTTCATGGATCGCGTTCCGGCTGGGGCACAGGTGTGGAGCTTGGCGTCACGGCTGGACACGCGGGTCACAGGAAGACCTAATTTTAGAGTCGTTTTGTCATTTTTCCAGGGTTCACTCACTGGGACCTGGGAGATTAGGAGCCGGAATTAGggaatgctgcttttttttttaatgtttattatttttgaggggggggagaggcagagagcgaggagggacacagactccaaagcaggctccaggctccgagctgtcagcacagagcccgacgtggggctcgaacccacggaccacgagatcgtgacctgagccgaaggtggacgcttaaccgaccgagccacccaggcgccctgtgggaatgctgctttttatttatttttatttttttatttttatttttttaattttttttttcaacgtttatttattttggggacagagagagacagagcatgaacgggagagggtcagagagagagggagacacagaatctgaaacaggttccaggctctgagccatcagcccagagcctgatgcggggctcgaactcacggaccgcaagatcgtgacctggctgaagtcggacgcttaaccgactgcgccacccaggcgccctgtgggAATGCTGCTTTTTAGAGTGTGTGTCTGTCCAGCCACTTGGGAAGCAGAGAGACACCCCCAAGCAGAAAAGGCCAGGAGCCACTTTGGGAAACTGCACCTGACTTCTTCCCGCACATATTTACCCGACACAGGAGACGCACGTCCGCAGAAGGCGCCCTGTTCACGGCAGTCAAGGGCTACAATAATTTTTACAGATCTATTGGTATCTGCTGCAccgtggggtttttttttctcgaTGTGACTCGAAAGGAGCCagacaggggcacccgggtggctcagttggttgagcatctgactttggctcaggtcatgatctcgcggttcgtgggttcaagccccgcgtcgggctctgtgctgacagctcggagcctggagcctgcttccgattcagtgtctccctccctctctctctgcccctcccccactcacactgtgtgtctctctcaaaagtaaatattttttttttttaattaaaaagtgaaaaaaaaaaaaaaagaaagaaagaaaggagccagACGGGAAAGCGCATGCAGAGTGTGgctccatttatgtaaaattctggAACATTCTGGAACAGACAAACTCACTGTGTTGATCAAGCTCAGGCCAGAGGCAGCCTGTGCAGGGGTAGGGGATCTGGGAATGGacaagagaactttctggaatACGAACatgtctcttctcttccctccgaGCCTTCTGTTCAAGTCAAACATGATTTTTCATCCCCGTGTCTCCAGGCTCCCTTTTGGCTCATGTGGTGCCCGTTCCCTGGAAACCCTCCTTAGCAAATCTCCACCCCCGGGAGCTAATTGACACGCCACCTTCTCCGGGAAGCCCTCCCTGCTGCACCCCTCCCTAGCGGCCGCTACCCTGCCCTTCTAGTCCTGATCCTACAGCTTTTCCGCGGTCGTTTCTTTGACGTGATCATCTGAGTTTTTCATTAACAGTCATCCTGTCCCTGCTTCGATTCCCTTGCTATGTTGTGACCTTGATGGCAGCCGCGTCTGTGTGGGTCCCGGCCACCCCGACCCCAGCAAGAGGCCCGGAGTAGGCGCTCGATTCGGACATGGGGCAACGAAGGAGCGGAGCGAACGAAGTGTGAAACTCCTCTTTgttcatgtcaggctctgcactgaattgTGCTGACTCCTGTCACTTTTCCGCCACGCAAGATGCAAGCCATGCCGATGTTTTCCGGAACACTCTCGGGGGGCccctgcggggggtgggggggggggctgggctgCCAGCTTCTCACCCGGTAATTAAATGACACAGCACAAACCTGTAGAAACACAGCCTTCCCGCGGTCACCACATTGAATCAGACCCGAAAGCTCACAAGACCTTCAGAACCTTTGTTCTAAAGGGTTTCGTGGCCAcggacggggaaactgaggctgggagcaGGACAGCGGTGCGTTCAAGGAAGGGGGAGCTCCTGATCTGTCATGCTTccgtcgggggggggggagcgagcttcccccccaccctcagGACGAGATACGGCTGGAGGGACATTTCCATCATCTCTCTGGCCCCTTCCTCCCAGAAGAGGGAGAAACTCAGCTTGTGTCTATTCTCACCCGCACCCTCAATGGGGGCAGGAGGCGACGCCGTGGATAGCCAGCCCGCCTGCCACCCACCCCGCAAGCCCCCACACGCGACAGAGGACCTCCAGATCCGGGGCTGGTAAGCACTGGAgagcctgcccccctcccccgtcccacCGGGACCACCGGACACGCCGGCAAAGTCAGGGACGGCGAAGTCAGGGACGGACGCGGGTTGCCTGAAGAGGCCCAGTCCCGGCTTTCTCAGATCTGGGCGGGATTCTGTGCCAGTGAGCGTGAACAACCCGGATGGCTTGTCCTGGGGTTGGGACGCTCGGGGCTCAAACGGGGACAGTCTCAGGAAACCCCGGGTGGTCTGTCACCCTAACTTCTAGCTCAGCATCCACAGAGCTGGGCGGCCAGGGGGGGGGGCCTTTGCTACCAGAGTCCTGCCAGGTTCGCGCGCGGTCAGCACTTGGAGGTGGTGGCCACCGGGGGTCGGCCCCGGGTCCCACACGCCGGGACGGCAACTCCTGGTCACCCTTCCCCTCCTGATGCTGAGACGGACGAGTCCTCCGGGTGGCTCCCGGCTCACGGCCGGAGCTCCGTGCAAAAAGCACCTGTTTTCTCGCAGCCGAGTAAGACTATCGCAGGCAGAGCTCGAATTCTCTCCAGGTTTTATTGGGTTTAAAAATGACACCATTTGCAAGATGCTGGTCGTCTGTGTGAGCGACACACGCATGCCGGGATATGGAGATGACGGCTGGAGCGTCGCCTCGAGTGTCGTGGGTGAGAGAACACGGGTGTGCGGAGGATTGGCCGTGACCCTGAGCGGGCGAGAGACCCCGCCACGACGGTCTGCAGACTGTGGTGCCCACGCCAGCAACAGTAACGAGCCGTGGACGCGACCGgtcgcctccctccctccctggctcctggcGGGAAGGGGTGGATCTTCCCAGGGTCTCCCAGAGGCAGGCGCTGACGATGCAGGTGTCCTGGCCGCTGGTCCCGCGTGGCCACTGCCATGGCCCAGGCTCACAAGAGGCTTCCGGAACTTTGCACGCCGCAGGGAGAGGTCGGAAGGGACACTGGGTTATAGAGCCCAAGCTTGGGTCTTAGCATCAGCCCCCCGGACCTCGTCCCCCCGCCTCACCCCACGCCCCTCGGATCCGGTGCACCAAGGTCACCGTGTTGCCACCTACCCTGTGGTGACCGTGACAGGCGGGGACGGGCAGAGGACGCTGGAGCCACGGGGCGAAATGACATCGAGAAACGGGGTCTTCACGCCATTTCCAAGCATCATCCCACTGCTACTGGTTAGTTCCAAAAGGAAAACGTACTTGGGCAAAGGAGGGGCCGGGGGGGCTCCCCTTCAGCAAGCGGACGGGCTTCTCGCACACGTAGCGCAGGCCGACCACACGTATCTCCCGGGAAATACACAACAGGGTGTATGTGGCAGCCTTGCCCGGACGTCGGCGCGGCTCGAATCGCGAGGAGAAAATTAGCATCTCTGATGGCGTGGGCTCTTCAAAATTGGCAAACAGAAGGACAGTCAGGCAgacctctgtgtctgtctgtccatctatccTTGTATCCACCCGTCTATCCATCCGTCTATCATCATTGCattcatctatcatctatcatctttctctctttttaaggcAGAAGACTATTTGGGGATAAAGGAGACTAAGGAGAATTAACGGCCAAATGCAACGTGAGATCCTTGCTGGATcctagatgttttattttttttgaagagtgtAAAGGACATCGCAGGGGACGCGgtccctctgcctgtccccattCTCCTGGTCCCGCCTGTTTCCCCGAGCTGGGTGTGTGACGAGCCGGACCTCCCGGGGCAGCCCCCGGCCTTCCCCGGCCCCCCCAGGACGGGCTGCCCTCGCACAAGCTGGAAACGAGGCTGGCACTGTCCCCGGCGTCCCCCACGGCCACGGGATCGTCCTGCAGGCAGACAGACCCCTTTTCAGCGTCAAACACGAGTTCCTCGTATCGACTTTTCCTGCTGCTGGGACTTTGTTTCCCAAACACCTGCCCTCAGGCCGCTCTGGGGGGCTCAAGCTCCCCAGACGGGAGGACGCGGCCGAGGCAGGAGGGGCCGGCACAGGGCAGCAAGCGCGTGGCTCCGCGCACCGTGCGCGGCAGGTAGACCCCGGGGCGCGCTGGCCGCGGAAGCGAGCTGTTTCAATTTCTCTATCTCTGCGATTATTTCTATGTGCTCACTTTATCTTTGGGGGTTTCTCCTactctctcatttctcttttaacatatttgccttttctctgcctttttttttatttgcctaaTTAGATTAGCTGGtggtttacttattttatggctttttgCCCCCAAAGCAGCAGCTCGCGTAGTTCCTTATTGGTTCCGCTCTTGCTAACGCATCCATTTCCGTCCTTGTCTCCGGCCCctccttcttgtttttcttaagcttattttgttttcctcGGTGGCTTTTCTCCCCCCTAACATTTGGAGCTGAGCCCttcgtttgtttattttcattcctgAAACGGAATAATGTTGGTATTTAAGAGCACGCCTCTGGTCCTGAGCACGGCTCTCCCCGGGGCCCATGGGGATCGAGTCCCAGCATTTGCACTGACGTTTCCTCTTGTGAAATACTCTGCAATCTTGCCTTGAATTGCTTGACAGTGAGAAtgcagcggggggtgggggggctgcctGTTTTTCCATGAACGGGTTTTGTTGCGGATGTATTTTATTGTCCTGATTCCATGAGGTTAACGAATTATGAGCAGGGAGATTTCTTCTGGGTCATTTCTACCCTTTGGCGTTTCCAGGCTTCTATGTGACCTATCGTCCTGTGCGTCCAACTCGATGTCTGTTCCAGCCGGCACGTCCCAGCCGGGAGACCAAGTGACCCGTTACTGCTGTGTCTCTCCCGGTTCCACCGCTGCTTT is a window of Prionailurus viverrinus isolate Anna chromosome E1, UM_Priviv_1.0, whole genome shotgun sequence DNA encoding:
- the LOC125152201 gene encoding uncharacterized protein LOC125152201 → MLRRTSPPGGSRLTAGAPCKKHLFSRSRVRLSQAELEFSPGFIGFKNDTICKMLVVCVSDTRMPGYGDDGWSVASSVVGERTRVCGGLAVTLSGRETPPRRSADCGAHASNSNEPWTRPVASLPPWLLAGRGGSSQGLPEAGADDAGVLAAGPAWPLPWPRLTRGFRNFARRRERSEGTLGYRAQAWVLASAPRTSSPRLTPRPSDPVHQGHRVATYPVVTVTGGDGQRTLEPRGEMTSRNGVFTPFPSIIPLLLCCPSDNVKRVEVVSISRSWSPWDPPSTHCAGCWSSGGSSPASRWRPTSRSPARWRPATEADTGHQDTWQQPHTHVPRGTPWTLKWQGLVGNVRWVLSPDRMSWKARESARDAVAEPSGRGSDHRHFPTLRRPEARDQGRCGSGSA